Proteins found in one Exiguobacterium sp. 9-2 genomic segment:
- a CDS encoding FtsW/RodA/SpoVE family cell cycle protein has translation MLAKFKEKRAFFDYGLFFTMLILMAISTVMVYSASVWNGGDYANTSFFEKQLMFDAMAIVLFLLVSQVNHEVFRGPVIRLLLYAITWLMLMATLFSAPLNGARAWLNFGIFLIQPIELCKFVLVVGLASYFDQKHKGKMDGVIGIVHHFIHRQIPATSSGKRILLSFSDWILIPMLVLLAPYAIIIRMQPDDGGLFILLLITAMILFAVGLPSGYIMLCVVTVPIIFLYAWNNFSDNQMQRIQASLNPFLDAEGKGYQLINSVISIAHGGLFGVGLGNSFQKYGYLPEPETDYIMSIISEELGFIGVLVVLGLLFYLMIQGAIIANRCVSLYSSMLALGISGIIFIQTCINIAAMSGLFPGTGVTLPFISYGGSSLLVMSTMLGVMANISMQNKYRVAYHKEVQTARSMSATSSLTKGGASVD, from the coding sequence ATGTTAGCGAAGTTTAAAGAAAAACGAGCATTTTTTGACTACGGTCTCTTCTTTACGATGCTCATCCTCATGGCGATCAGTACAGTCATGGTCTATAGTGCCAGCGTTTGGAACGGTGGCGATTATGCGAATACGTCCTTCTTTGAGAAGCAGTTGATGTTCGATGCGATGGCCATCGTGCTGTTCCTTTTAGTTTCGCAAGTGAATCATGAAGTATTTCGTGGACCAGTCATTCGTTTACTCTTGTACGCGATTACATGGTTGATGCTGATGGCAACACTATTTTCGGCTCCCCTAAACGGAGCTCGCGCCTGGTTGAACTTCGGTATCTTCTTAATTCAACCAATCGAGCTTTGTAAATTCGTGCTCGTCGTCGGGCTTGCCAGTTATTTTGATCAAAAGCACAAAGGAAAGATGGATGGCGTGATTGGGATTGTCCATCACTTCATCCATCGTCAAATTCCAGCGACGTCCTCCGGAAAACGGATTTTACTTAGTTTCTCGGACTGGATCTTGATTCCAATGCTTGTGTTACTTGCACCTTACGCGATCATCATTCGTATGCAACCGGATGACGGCGGATTATTCATTCTGTTACTCATCACGGCGATGATTTTATTTGCAGTAGGATTACCGAGTGGTTACATCATGTTATGTGTCGTTACCGTTCCGATCATCTTCTTGTACGCATGGAACAATTTTTCGGATAATCAGATGCAACGGATTCAAGCGAGTTTAAATCCCTTTCTTGACGCAGAAGGTAAGGGATATCAGCTCATCAACTCCGTCATATCGATTGCCCATGGGGGATTGTTCGGAGTGGGTCTTGGGAATAGTTTTCAAAAGTATGGTTATCTGCCAGAGCCTGAAACCGACTACATCATGTCGATCATCTCGGAAGAACTCGGCTTCATCGGGGTCCTTGTCGTACTCGGTCTATTGTTTTACCTGATGATTCAAGGGGCGATCATCGCTAACCGGTGTGTCTCACTTTATTCGAGCATGCTCGCACTTGGGATTTCCGGTATTATTTTCATCCAGACATGTATCAATATTGCAGCCATGTCTGGTCTGTTTCCAGGTACAGGTGTCACCTTGCCATTCATCAGTTACGGTGGGTCATCGTTACTCGTCATGAGTACGATGCTTGGTGTAATGGCAAACATTTCTATGCAAAACAAATATCGGGTGGCTTATCATAAAGAAGTGCAAACTGCACGTTCGATGAGTGCCACGAGCTCATTAACTAAAGGGGGAGCATCAGTTGACTAA
- a CDS encoding YlaN family protein → MSTEIETVHRQRALELLEADAQKIRRLIEVQLANLTMPQCPLYEEVLDTQMFGLSRQIDFAVRLELIDAGEGKQLLESLEQQLSDLHDAETC, encoded by the coding sequence TTGTCAACTGAAATCGAGACAGTTCATCGCCAGCGCGCTCTTGAGCTACTAGAAGCGGATGCACAAAAAATCCGCCGGTTGATCGAGGTCCAGCTTGCGAATTTAACGATGCCACAATGTCCTCTTTACGAGGAAGTATTGGATACACAAATGTTCGGATTGTCCCGTCAGATTGATTTTGCGGTACGTCTTGAACTGATTGATGCGGGTGAAGGGAAACAGTTGCTCGAATCACTTGAACAGCAATTATCTGATTTACATGATGCGGAGACGTGCTGA